CAAGCCTGTGAGATGAGCATAGTGGTTGAGCAAAAGCGAGTGATTGAATGGGTTTTAGAAAAGATGGGATTGAGGTTATGAGGTGAGGCAACAACCCTTTCATCAGCCGGCTGTGAGGGTTGGGATATAGTAAATAATACTCAAACGAAGGAGGGTTAGAAAAATGGGCGGAGTGGTATTACAAAATAACTTTTGTTATGAATTAACAAATGAAGAACTTGTGTATATTGATGGTGGCGAATGGTCATGGAAGGAATTTGGTAAATCAGTTGGTGCAGGAGCAGTTGGAGGAGGAATCTCTGGTGCAGTAGCTGGGAATATGGTTCTACCAGTTGTTGGCACAGTGCCGGGATGGTTAGGTGGAGCAATTGTAGGTGCAGTTGGTGGAGCTGTAACGTACGCATTATTTGGATGGTGGTAAAATTAGGACAAGACATAGGGGGCATAAACCTCCTATGTCTTGTGTTTTTGTAAATAATTGAATGGAGGTGATATTCGAGTGACTTTGTATATTCTGATTTTTTGTTTTGTAGTAGCAGTTAATATTTTATCATCTGTTTTGATTAATAAGAGTATACTTAGGTCATTGTATAATGGGTTAAAAACTCGTGAAGATGTTCTTTATAAATTTAATTTGTTACATAATTATCTCCAAGGATTGATTATAATAGTTTCAATTTTTATATCAGGATATGCCATGGCTAATATTCTAAAATATATGAGAATAACTAGAAATAAATTATTAGCGATAATTATTGCTGTAGTGTTAATATTTTTTTTCACTTTGTTAGATCAAATTTTATCGTATGAAACATATAAGAAACTGAGAAATGTTGATTTAAATTTATCAGATATATTGAAAATAACATTGAGACAATTATTAATAATTGTTTTTCCAACATTGCTTGTTTTAACAGGAAGAAATATAATACGAGAAATAATAAGAACAAATGAAGTTATGGACTATATTATATGGGTTTTGTTAACTCTAATATCAATTTTAATATATCCATACACATTAAAACTTTTATTAAGAGCAAAACCATGCAAATCTCATGATTTAATTATTGAATTATCCAGCTTTTTAAAAAATCATAATATACAAAAGGCAAATATTTACATTTGGCCTTCTAAAAACGAGAAAATAGCAAATGCTTATATATGTGGTCTAATAGCAAAATATATTTTTATTTCAGATTATTTGGTTTATAATCTTGACATGGATGAAATCAAAGCAGTACTTGCTCACGAAATAGGACATTGGAAAAAACATCATATAGAAATAAGAATACTTTTGATGTTATTCACATATCCTTTATTTCTAATTGTAAGTTCTTTCTTAGATTATTTAGCAACATTTAAAAATATAAATATACCTATTCCAATAGGTATATTTATTACATTTTTAGTTTTCTTCATATATATAAGCATGATTTTAGGTATTTTTCGAAAACAAGAATATGCTGCAGATAAATATGCAATTATGACTGGAGTAAAGTATGAGGTTTACCGTTCTGCATTATCAAAGCTTGCGTTGTTGAATGATTTATCTAAGCATACAAACATAATTTGTGAAAAGTTACAAACACACCCCCACATTGAAAGACGAATTTATTACATTACAAATATTTACAAACAACTAAAAAGAGAGATTTGAAAATAATTTAATAAAATATAATCATGATAAAATGTAAATGAAAGGTGGTATTGTTGCATGATAAAGATTATTTTGTCATTTATAGGTGGCGCTATAGCTGCTGGTATATATATCATTCTAAGTAAACTGAAAAAGAAAAAATAGGCTTGTGCAAATGATTATAATGAATTTTTGTTGTTAAAAAAACGTAGCTGTTTTTAAATTCAGCAATATATGTAAAAATGATAACACAATATTGTGTGTAATGAAGATACAAAAGAGAAAGTAAAGCTATAATCAAATAATTAATTGAAAGAAATTTTGCATTGCCTTTTTACAACAGGCCCAAAAGATGAAAAATTAGCTAAGTTGTTGAAATCAATACTTAATCAAATTTTAGCGTATCTTGCTCCTGAACAAATTAGGGCTTAAGCCTACCGAGAGAACAAAGGAAAGACAAGATTATCGCAATGAATATTATTCCAGGAATTTAATTACCAGAGTAGGGACTTTAACTTTGAAAGTACCAAGACTTCGTAATGGTAAATTCACTACAGATCTTTTTGAACGTTATCAGCGAAGTGAACAAGCACTTTTATTGGCTATTTAGTGAGATGGTGGTAAATGGAGTATCCACACGAAATATTGAAGAAATTACTTATGAGTTATGTTGGACTGAGTTTTCAAAGGCTACTGTTTCAGAGCTTTGCAAAAATCTTGACCCCTGTAATTAGCCAGTGGAATTCGAGGTCTTTAGGAGAAAAGAAGTTTCCTTTTGTGTAACCTATGCAATGGTTGTAAAGATAAGAAAAGAAAGTGGTGTTCGACAGAGAAGTTTATTGATTGGTGTAGGTGTAAACGAAGAAGGTTATAGAGAAGTACTTGGAGTTATGATAGGTAGAAAGCAGAATCAGTAGAAAGCTGGGGAGAATTTTTCTCATGGTTGAAGGAAAGAGGGCTCAATAGAGTTGATTTAGGTGTTTCAGATCATCACAAAGGGCTTGTACAGGCGATTTATCGACATTTCCAGGGAGCTACATGGCAGAGGTGTCAAACTCATTTTGTGAGAGCTATATTTGAAGCTCCGGATGCAAAGACAGCAAAGGTACTTTTGAATCAAGTGTTGGAAGAGTCCAAAGATAAAGCCCCAGAAGCAATGGAAGTTTTAGAAAAAGGATTTGAAGATGCGATAGGAGTTTTAGAGCCTCCAGAGCAATATCGAAGGAGGCTTTGCACAGGCTAATATGTTGGAGCGACTGAATGGAGAAATTCTGCGCCGAGAAAGGGTTATAAGATATTTGTTAGCCGAGAGTCGAGTATTCGCTTAATATAGGTGCTTTTATTGATGGAACAGGTTGGAAAATAGCCATCTACGAGGAAGTAAGAAGAAGATGAAAGAATTATTGAAAGAATATTTTGAGTGGCAAGAGAAGATAAAGGAAGGGGTTAGGAAAGAAGTTGTTTTGGTGAAATGAGCAATGTTGAGGCCGTTAGTTTGGAAGTGAGCGTAGAAAATGTTTTTAAGGCTTTAATGTAGTAACTGGTAAATTATAACTTCTTATATTATAACCAGAGGGGAATTTTACACAAAAATTTGGGCTTGACCCTACTTGTACCATCGCCTTTGTACCTTTCCATTATGGTGGATATATCAATGATTTTATCAATTACTCTGACCAGATGATTTTGAGGAAAAGCTTCTGGGTCGATAGGCGTCAAATTATGAGCTGTAATTTTTAAAGACAACTTTATCATGTTTAAGAGCCATGGATTATCATCTCATGTTATCATTTTTGATATATTATATCGTAATGTCAAAATATCAAAATTAAAAAGGACTGCCCAATTATCAATTTGGACAGCCCCTTATTTTTTTAAATCTGGTTCATATAGAGTTAAGTTTGGACTTAAATCCTACGATAGTAGCAACTTTGTTTTATTCTAAACTCAAGAAAATCAAAGCAATTTCAAGCTATTTTAAGAAAAACGTAATTTTAGCTCAAAAATTGGCGAAATATCGTCAAAAAAAAGAAAAAACGTAATTGGCAGTGTGAAAAAGTATAAGATAAAATTTGCATAGAAATTCCAAGAAGAAGTTTACAGAAAATATAGTTTGCGCATAAGACACCCTAAATAAGATAATAAAGAAACGATCACACTAAAAAATTAAGTGGGATGAAGAGCTGAGAAGCAGCTACTATTGTGTAAAGCAGGATGATATAACGGACTGTGCGGCAGCAAGTCTTGCGACAATTTGTTTGCAATATGGAAAGGAAGTATCAATAGCCAGAATAAGAGAGATAGCAGGGACAGACAGGTTTGGCACAACGGCATATGGTGTTGTAAAGGCGGCAAAGGAGCTTGGTTTTGAAGCAAAAGCAGTAAGAAGCACAACCAAGGAGGCAATATTTGAGAAAATACCACTTCCGTGCATAGCGCATGTGCTGGTAGATGGCAAGCTATTTCATTATGTTGTAATACATGAGATTAGTAAAGAAAAGATTGTGATAGCAGACCCGGGGAAAGGGATTGTGGAGCAAAAGCCTGAAGAATTTTTTAAAATATGGACAGGCATTTTGATACTGCTTGTGCCAAATGAGAGGTTCAAGAAGGGAAAACAAGAGGGAGTTTTGAAAAAGTTTTTTAAGCTCTTAAGTCCGCAGAAGAGCTTGATATTAAATATTTTTGCAGTATCCATTGTTTATACCTTGCTAGGGATAGTGGCAGCGTTTTATTACAAGTTTTTGATGGATGATGTAATACCAAATCTTTTGAAGAATACACTACATGTTATAGCAGCAGGTACAATACTGATTACGGTATTTAAGGTGATATTAGGAGCCTTCAGGGTAAGGCTTTTGATACATTTGAGTCAGAGATTGGACATTAAACTGATGCTGGGGTATTATGAACATGTGATTGAGCTTCCGATGAGTTTTTTTGGTAGCAGGAAGATAGGAGAGATAATTTCGAGGTTTATGGACGCGTCAAAGATAAGGGATGCAGTATCAGGTGCAACTTTGACGCTAATGATAGACAGCATAATGGCAGTGGCAGGCGCAAGTGTTTTATATTTGCAAAATTCAACGCTGTTTTTTATAGCACTTGTGATGGTTTTGCTGTATGCAGCGGTGGTGTTTGGATTTAACAGGGCATTGAGGGAAGCGAACAGACAGGAGATGGAAGACAATGCAATTTTGACATCATATTTGGTAGAGTCACTAAGTGGAATAGAAGTAGTAAAAGCATTCAATATAGAAGAAGATGTAAATTTTAAGACAGAAAGTAAGTTTGTAAAGCTTTTAAAAGATGTGTTCAAGGTAGCGAATCTAAACAATTTGCAGAGTAATATAAGTACTGGTATAGCAGCGGTAGGAGTTATGGTAATACTATGGGTAGGAGCAGACAAGGTAATAAATGGGCAGATGAGCATAGGAGAGTTGTTTACGTTCAATGCACTGCTTGCATACTTTGTAGACCCGATAAAAAATCTGATAGGATTGCAGCCGATGTTGCAGACAGCAATAGTTGCAGCCGAGAGGCTTAGTGAGATTTTGGAACTCGAGAGTGAGTTTCAAGAGGACGAAGACAAGAAATTATCACCCAGTTTGAAGGGTGATATAGAGATAGAGGGTTTGAACTTCAGATACGGTACAAGACAGCTTGTGCTGAGGGATGTAAATCTTAAGATAAGAAGAGGAGAAAAGATAGCGATAGTAGGAGAGAGTGGTTCAGGGAAGACCACGCTAGCAAAACTGCTTTTAGGATTTTACGATTATGAGAGTGGAGAGATAAGGATAAATGGCTATAACTTAAAAGATATAAGCAAGAAGTATTTGAGGGAAAAGATAGCATATATATCTCAAGAGATCTTTTTGTTCAGTGGTACGATATTTAAGAATTTGGTATTGGGTAACAGGAATATAAAAATGGAAGAAGTGATTGAAATAAGCAGATTAACCACACTGGATGAGTTTATATCAAAACTTCCTTTGAGATATAATACGATGATAGAAGAGAATGGAGCAAATTTGTCAGGTGGGCAGAAGCAGCTTATAGCGATAACCAGGGCACTTTTAAAGAAGCCTGAGATAATAATAATGGATGAAGCGACCAGCAACCTTGATTCTGTAACCGAGCAGGCGATAGGAAAGGTTATAGAGAAAATATGTGAGGGGATAACAACCATAATAATAGCGCACAGGCTATCGACCATATTAAAGTGCGATAAGGTTGTGGTAATGCATGAAGGTAGGATAGTAGAGGTAGGAACGCATGAGGAGCTGATGAGAAAGAAAGGGTATTATTATAACCTGTGGAGAGAGCAGCTGATGGGACTTGAGCAAAAAGGGCTATGGGATTTGGTTGGGAGTGCAGCAAAGTCATGAGAGAGGTAATATATGATTTTAGCGAACTTAGGGAAAGCAAGCTTTTGTATGAATCAGAGATTCCAAGGTATGGACTTTTTATTACATATATTCTGCTTGCCTTAATAATAGGACTTGTTTTGTGGAGTATGGTAGGAAAGATTGATATAAATGTAAAGGTTCAAGGGATAATAAGACCTTGGGAAGATGAAGCAAAGGTGATAAGTTATGTTGGAGGGAAGGTAAAAGAGGTTTTTGTAAAAGAAGGTGAATATGTAAAGAAAGGTGAGGTTCTGTTTAAGATTGATGATGAGGAGTATATAAAGAAGAGGGATTTGTTAAAGCAGCAATTGAGCGAATATGAGAAAAAGATTGATGATTTAAAAGAATTGAGAAATAGCATAGAAAAAGGAGAAAGTCTCAAGAATAAAAATAATGCGTACTATTTGAGGTACTTGAGTTATAGTTATGAGATAAACAAATTGAGAAAAGCAGCAGAAGAAGCAAGAGTACAAAGAGAATACAGTATAATGGATTTTAAAAAGCAGATTGAGAGTTTGGATGAGAAAATCAAAAATATTGATAAATTTGAAAGCACGTTGAAAGAAATAAAAGAGATTGTCGACAAAGGTGAACAAATTAAGCTTGCCAAATATGATATAGGGTATTTGGGATTTATGTTAAATGAAATAGAAGTTTACAATCAGCAGGTGAAGGCAAAATTGGATGGTAGTGATATACAGAAGAAGATTTTAGTATCGAAAATAGATTCAAAGCTTGATGAGCTAAAGCAGACAAAAAATGAGTTGATTTTACAAAAACAGAAAGTAGAAGGGCAGCTGAAGCTGCTAAACATTTCAGGTGATGATACAAAAGGAGATATTGAGAAGTATAAGCTGGATGTGCTACAGCAGATTGATAATGAGATTAATAATCTAAGTAATGAAATAAAGAATTTAAAAATCAGTTTAGATGAAACAGAGAAGTTGATAGAAAGCTGTAATATAAGAGCGGAAAAAGATGGTTATGTTGAATACAGTGCTGAATTGGTCAGTGGAGCGGTGATAAATGGTGGAGCTGAGATTGGCAGAATAGTTGGTAGCCAAGCGAAAGGATTTAAGGTTATAGGATACATACCAAATACAAGAAGCAGTGGTATAGAAATAGGGCAGAGTGCGAAGGTGAAGATAGCAGTGGCAGATGGGTTGAAGGTAGTAGAAGGGAAGGTTGCAAGGGTGTCACAGGATATAAAGGTAGCAGAACAGAGCGGGCAAGGGTTTTATGAGGTTGAAGTAGAAGTGAAGAATGTTCCAACGGGTATTAATTTGAAAGCAGGGCAAGCCTGTGAAATGAGCATAGAGCTTGAGCAAAAGCGAGTGATTGAATGGATTTTAGAGAAGATGGGATTGAGGTTATGAGGTGAGGCAGCAACCCTTCTATCAGCCGGCTGTGAGGGGTTGGGGTATATCAAAAAACTGAGATAACAGGAAGAGGAGGTTTGAGGTAATATGCATGAGATAGTTAATGAGTTGGAATTTATCGATGCAGGTGGTTTTTGGGGGAATGTACTTATTGGTGCTTGCACAGTTGTAGGTGGTGTTACAGGGTTCTTTGCTGGAGGTATTGCAGGTGCAGCTGTAGGCACTGTAACGCTTCCGATAGTTGGAACTGTTTCTGGGGCAACTGTAGGTGCATGGGCAGGTGCAGGCGCAGGGGCTTTAGCAGGAGCAAGTGCAGGGGCATCGTTAGCGGCATATTGGGGTATTTAATTAATAAATGAAATTTCATACACCGCTAATGCTAAGTCTTGACTGGTACAGGTAGTATGTTATGATTGGAGGTTTAAGATAATTAAATGAATAATAAAGAAGGATTTTTTGTAAAAGTATTTAATATTCAAAACAAAAAACTCCCGAAGATTTCTTTGTATTTTATTATTGCTGTAATTTTTGAATTTGGAGTAGCTCTACCTGTGTATTCATATTTGTCGAAAAAAATAGGAACAATATTACTTATTTTAGTATTGTTAGTATTTGTAGCAATATCAATTTATGGTATTATAAAAACTTTAAAATACCTCTTAAACAAGAAAAAGTAATTGAGTAGTCATGAAAAAAGCACACATATTTGTTGGCTCTTTATCAAGAAAAGCTTTGAGGTATTATGAATGAGGTTATACCATATACAGCCTAAACAATATATAGAAATTATGAACTATGATGTAGATCGGGAAGCTGTAGTAGTTGGTGCAGCTCCTGTTCTTACTACAGGTAGGTTGGACTGGACAGCAGGTTTAGCTTCAATTCCTGTTATGTATATTTTAGGAGCAGGGAGGGCAAGCGAAATTTTAACTGCTGGATTATGTTGTGTAGGGGCAGCAATAGGTGGTGCTGCTATGGGCTCTGGTTTTACTAAGAAATAACTTTAAAGGAATCAGGGGCAGTAGCAAGATTTGGGATGCTGCTGCCCATACAATCAGTATATTTTTTAGGGGTGCGGAAGGGAAATGTATTTCAAAAATATTATAAAAAAGATAAGGATGGCGACGTTTTTGATTTCTTTCATTACAATTTCAGTTTCTATTATGTTTGCAGGAAATTTGCTGTTAACAAAAAAAGGTCTATAATATATCTTTTATTATAAGATTAGCTATTATTTTGTTCCGTTAGTACTAAGAACTATAAGTATTCACTTTCAAAGCAACCTGATGAGGTCAAAGAAAGAATAATAAAAGGCTTTGTTTGGACACAATCGATTCTGCTTTTATTAGCAATATTGTTAACAAAAATGGGTTTTTTGAAATAATAGTAATACCTATTGCAATTAGAAATGACTATAGAATGAAAATGTATTGTCCATATATTGATTATTTCAATATTAGCTATATGGTAAATACAACTTTATTTTAACTCTGTTATCTTATGGCGTACGTAGTTTAAAAAACAGTTTATCATATATAATGAATATTTGTTGTGTTAATGGCTAATGGCAACAACCTCTGTTTGCGGCCGCAGGGGGTTGGATAAATAAAAAACAAAAAGAGAGGGGGGATATTAAAAATGGTAAATGAAAGTCTTCTTAAAAAAGGGTACTTTGTTGAATTAAATAGTTACGAAATGGAATTTGTTAATGGTGGTTTAGATAAAGCCGTTAGGGGTTTTACATTGGTAAAAGAATTATATGAGTTTGCCAAAGAGCTTTATGATTTTGGAAGAGGATTTATTAAAGGTTGGCAGGATGCAACTCGTTAAAGTTGGTTTTAATCTTAAAATGAAGGAGGGATGAAGTTATGAATAAATTTATGCAAATAGATAAGAATGAATTGATAAAAATTAATGGTGGAGGAAAAGATGATTATGATTATGGTTATTCGGTAGGATATAATTTGGGCAAAGTTTATCGATGCATAACCAACATTATAAATAATATTTTCTATACACCCAATGGAATTCCTTGCCCAGATGTATACCGCGGATAGAGCTTAAAAAATATTTAGGTTAGTACAGGCTAATATAAGTTTAAATAAAAGAGTATGTGCTAAAGAAATTGTATCCAGTCTTTTAAAAAAAAGAAAAGGATACAATTGCTTTAGCATTTATAATGTATTTAAAAAAATGGGGGTTTATTAATGGAACAAGCTAATGAAAAGAAGAGGAATGCTTTAAAGTATATAAGTCTTTTATTTGTATCAAGTGTTGTATTACCATTAATATTTGAAGCAGTAATTTATAACATAAAAGTAATATATAATATATTATTGTTTGATATGTTCACATATACATGCACCTTTTTGTTTTTTGCTATTTTTTGTAGAAATGAAATAATAGATTTGATTAAATGCTCGTATATGATAATCAAAAATAAAATAAAAATTAGGAATATACTGTTATTATTTTTATTTGGTTCATTATCGTCAATTATAATACAAATCATTATATATTTACTTAATGTGCATTTGCTACATATCCGCGATGTAGATAGCATAAGTAATTATGAAAAAGAAATAAAAAATATAATTGGATTAAATAATATGCATAGTATAATAATCCTATTGACAATAGTATTTTTTTCAGGGATAGTCGCTCCTGTTATAGAGGAAATTATATTTAGAGGATTAATATTTCAAAGTTTAAGACAAAAGATGGATCTCAAAATGGCTATCATACTTGGAGCATTAATTTTCGGTTTATGGCATATAAATTTATATACTGCTTTATGTGCATTTTTATTTGGAATTATCTTATCAATTTTTTATATACGTTTTAATTCGATATTTGTGCCTATAGTTGTTCATATAGGTGCTAATATTATTGGTCTAATTAACATGATAATATCGTTAATTATTAGATGATTTAATTGTGAGTTAAATTAGTAAAGTGTAATATATAATTAAAATGGGCTTATAGAAGTTTTTTAAAATTAAATTTCATGATCAGAGATTAGGTAAATTTTAGGGTTGCTTTTTTAACTTTAGATTCGAAAACGTAAATATTGAAGAATAGTAGGAAAGTAACTTCAAATTTGTTTTTATAATAAAGTTTGTAAGAATAACCAGTTAATTAACAAAATCACTTATTTTTATCTGTACAAAAAATTAACCAACACTGTAGCAAAGGAGGCAGAACAATTGTTATTGTATACAGAAATCCAAAAAATTCTCAAAAGCAAAAAATTTTTTATTGCCTTAATAATCACAATTGGTCTCAATCTTTTTTATTGCTGGTTTGTGTATAATGAAGAGAATAAAAGTATTGAGTCTACAAAGCAATATATTGCATATACAGAAAAACAGATAAAGGAATTGCAGCAGAAATTAAAAAAAGAAAAAGACGACATGAAGAAAAGATTGTATCTGGAACAAATTAATGAATTGAATAGAATTATTCAAAAGGAAAAATTAAAAATGCAGTATGCTTCTAATCCTAAGAAGGAAATAGAAGAAAGAGCCCGATATTACAAGATGAGGTATGAAATTTCTCAGAAAGCTGGTGACTATAAAGAGCTTGAAATTAATAAGGTAAATTATCAGATTTTAAATGAAAATATAAAGAGGAAAAAGTATTACAGTGTTGGTAGACAATTTGATGGATGGACTTATTTACTTAGTCAATCGTACGGAATAGCATTTTTTATAATTATTGTTTTAGCTTTACTTATTGGAAGTGGTATAGTTTCAGATGAATATAGGGAAGGGACAGCGAAGATTTTAAAAACTATGCCTGTAAAAAGAAGTAATATTATTTTAAGCAAATTTATTGCAACTGTTTTGACTGTGTCCGCATTGGTCATTGGTATACAAATTGTATTTTTCATAGTTTTAAATCTTATAACAGATTCTTTTAAATACTACGATGTGTATTGTAACTGGATTTCTAAATATAAGGTGATAGGTTTTAAGATATTTCCTGTTTCAGATGGTGTAAAATTGTTGAACTTACTTGAATGTAGTTTATTACAATTATTAACCGAAATTATTCTTATATTGGCTATATCGGGAGCTATCATGTTTTTCTCCACGATATTTGAAAACGGTGCATTTGCAAGTATTAGCTTTTTTGCAATAATAATAGCTATAAGTATTTTTCGTCAAAAGATACTTATTCTTAAAAGACCTATATTAAAGTTGTTGTCGTTAATATTCCCTTGGGAACTATCGATGGTATATACAAATTCATTACCAGGAGAAATAGAATGGATTTATGCTTCATTCTATATTGTAATAGGGTTAAATTTATTGATGACAGTTATTTTTGTATTAGCTTCAATGAAAATATTTGAACATAGGGAAAAGGTATTATAAAGCTTGAGAGAGACTAAAGGGGGTAAAATAGCTTGGCTGAAAATCAAGTGGAAATGATAATAAAAGTAACTGATGTAGACAAGAAAATTCGAAACTTCCAAATTCTAAAAGAAATAAATTTTTCAATAGAAAAAGGAGAAATTGTTGGTCTTGTAGGACCAAATGGTGCTGGCAAAAGCACATTAATGAAAATACTGGCAGGTTTGTGGGCACCAAAACCAAAAGGGGAATGTTATATTTTGGGATGTGATGTAACTAAGGAAAAGGAAAGAATTGAGGTATTAAGAAGAGCATCATTTTTTATTGAAACACCAGCACTGTACAGTAAACTCAGCGGTTATGATAATATAGAATTATACTCTAAACTAAAATATGGGAGTACCTTTAACGTTAAAGATGAGATTAACAGGTTAGCACCATTTTTTGAATTGGAAAATAATATGTTAAAAAGAAAGGCAAAAGCTTATTCGCTGGGAACAAAACAAAAGGTTGGTTTGCTTCAAATGTTCATTGGCAACCCTGAAGTGTTGATATTGGACGAACCTTTTAATGGATTGGATCCAACTGTTACAATTAAAGTTAAAGAGCTTTTGAAAACGCGATGGAGAGAAAATAACATAACTGTTTTAATCTCATCACATATATTGAGTGATATAGAAGAATTGTGTTCAAGAATTATTTTTATAAAAAATGGTTCTATAATATTGGATAAAAATAAGGAAGAACTGTTAAAAAGCAATACAGTGGTAATTTTTCATTTTACCGAAAAGGAGCATGTTGATTTAGCGTGTAGGTTAATAAAGGAAAAATTACCGCATGTATCTGTGGAAACTCAGTTTAATAACTCGATAAAAATTCATAATATCAGTTCTTATGAAGATATTTTTAATTTATTACAGAATGAGGGTATAAAAGTTAGAGATATAGAAGAACAAAGGATGAGTTTAGTAGATTTTTACAAACAACTTTATTTACAATAATCAAAGATTATAACTATTTATTGCAAGTAAAAAATGATAAAATAAAAATAAGTAGCGTGTTATAATGGGTGGTT
The Caldicellulosiruptor morganii DNA segment above includes these coding regions:
- a CDS encoding ABC transporter ATP-binding protein; the encoded protein is MAENQVEMIIKVTDVDKKIRNFQILKEINFSIEKGEIVGLVGPNGAGKSTLMKILAGLWAPKPKGECYILGCDVTKEKERIEVLRRASFFIETPALYSKLSGYDNIELYSKLKYGSTFNVKDEINRLAPFFELENNMLKRKAKAYSLGTKQKVGLLQMFIGNPEVLILDEPFNGLDPTVTIKVKELLKTRWRENNITVLISSHILSDIEELCSRIIFIKNGSIILDKNKEELLKSNTVVIFHFTEKEHVDLACRLIKEKLPHVSVETQFNNSIKIHNISSYEDIFNLLQNEGIKVRDIEEQRMSLVDFYKQLYLQ